The stretch of DNA TCGATGACATCGACCGCCTGGATCACGACGAGGTGCGCCAGCTTTTCACCGTCATCAAGGCGCTGGCCGATTTCCCCTTTGTCACCTACCTGCTCGCCTTCGATCGCAAGGCCGCCGTTCAGGCCATCGAACGCGACAGTGGCCTGCCCGGCGCGCGTTACCTCGAAAAGATCATTCAGGTTCCCTTCGAGATCCCGCTCATCGATCGCACCACGCTTCGCGATGTGGTGCTTCGGCGCTTGGACGAAGAAGTGTTGAATTGCGTACCGGATGATGCTGTCGATCAGGGCCACGGCGCAGCGGTCCTTGTCGGCGGGATCGAGCGACTGGTTTGCGTGCCTCGCGATGTCATCCGTCTCGTGAACACACTCTCGGTCACCTTTCCGGCCGTGGCCGGTGAGGTGAATCCAGTTGATTTCATCGCCATCGAGATGCTTCGGGTTTTCCTGCCGGAGCTCTACGACACCATTCGTTTGAATGAAGAAAAGTTCACGGGGTCACGTGCGGCGTCTGGGGCAACGTCGGTCGAGAATGAGTTTCACGAGCGATGGGCCAGCGAATTGCCTGAACCATTGCGCGACGGCATGCGGGAGATGATGGGGCGCCTTTTTCCGAAGATCGCTGCTGTCAGCCATTCGGGTGGCCCGCCATCGCAATGGCGTCGTGATCTTCGGATCTGTCATCCGGAACTGTTTCACATGTATTTTCGACTTTCGCTATTGCCCGGCGCGGTGAGTCACGGGGAAGTGATGGCGCTCATCGCAGCCATCGCGACACCGGAGAACTTCAAGGGCATCCTGCTCCGCGCGAAAGAGGAAACCGCCCTCGGCGGAATCTCGAAGTCGCGGGCGTTGATAAAAAGGGTGGGAGATCACGTCGCATCCGACATTACGGAAGGAGATGTCCCACGCCTCATCGCACAAGTTTTAGATATCGGCGACGAGCTGATCGGCCCTGAACTTGCGCATAGGGTTCTGTTAAGCGAGGGCGAAGAACGGATGAGCGACGAAGTGCTGATGAGGGATCTGGTATGCCGTTCGCTCAAACGGATGAAGATGGAGGATCGGCCCGGAGTGCTCTTTCAAGCCATTGAACACGGGCACGCACTCGTGATCCAGGAATACGTGCTGCACGAGCTCGATCCCGCGACGACATCCGGCGCCGGCGGGGAGGCATTGATCGGCACCGATGATCTCGAACGGCTCAAGAAGTTGTGGTGCGGGCGGGTGCAGGCGCTGTCAGCTCAGCGTGTCTTCTTGACGCGCCCCAGATTGCCTGGGACGCTGGCCAGCTGGGGGCAGTGGGGCGACGCCGCCGCGCCGCGGGGCTGGTGTGAAGCGGTGGCATCGACGGACGAGGGCCTGCTCGCGCTGCTGATGCAGTTTCTTCGCCATGATCTGGCATTGGAAGATCGTGTTCGGCCATGTCCCCGACTGAATCCGAGGTCGCTGGAACCCTATTTGGATACGCGCCTCTGTTTCGATCGGTTGTTGCCATTGCGCGATCGCGGCGCGATCCCATCCGAGTTTCAGCCCGCCGCGAATCAGTTCATCCTCGAATACGAACTGCTGGCGCAGGGTAAAAATCCAGATGCTCCCTGATGACTTTTTGAAGCCGAGGCAGGCTCTTCTGGATGTTGGCGGCCGTAGCGGTGCTCAGGACGGCGTGCCGGCCAACCATTGCGTCCGCGACAGGCGGTAGAGGACAAGCCGTCGCAACGGGCTGTCCGGCGCGATGGCGGGATGATCGAACGGTTCGTGGGCATCGTGCATGCCCAGGCGTGTCATGACCGCTCGCGAGCGCTGGTTGCCGACCGCGGTAAAGGCGACGATCTCGGTCAGCGCGAGCCGCTCGAAGCCGAAGTTCAGCGCGCAGAGCGCGGCTTCGGTGGCGAAACCCTGCCGCCAATGCGGGTGAGCGAAGCGCCAGCCGATTTCCACGCAGGGCGAACAAGGCAGCTCGGCCGACGGGACATTCAGGCCGGTCATGCCCAGAAACGCGCCGGTTTGCCGGTGTTCTACCGCCCAGAATCCCCAGCCCTGCGTGTCGATGAGCCGCTGGCAGCGATCGGCCAAGGCATCACTGTCCGCCCGGTCGAGCACGGTGGGGAAATATTCCATGACGCGGGGATCGGCATTGAGCGCGGCGAACGGCGCCCGATCCGCTGGCCGCCATGGGCGCAGCAGCAGGCGCTTCGTGGGCATGGTGACCGGTGTGCGCGTCATCGTCCGCGCGCCGGGTCACGGGCAACGTCCGGCCCCGCCATCGGCGCCTCTTCGCGCAGGGCGAGGGCGGCGTCGAGCAGCCCCCGGTTGGCGCCGGCGACCAGGCCCATTTCCACCCGATCCCAGACCAGCGGCCCGCCATCGGGCGCACA from Candidatus Macondimonas diazotrophica encodes:
- a CDS encoding KAP family P-loop NTPase fold protein yields the protein MEDPLNNCNAASRAAMTALSADRPCTDPKDDLFGHAPFARHLAKSIRCHRGGDGLVIALHGLWGSGKTTILNYVCHYLEAEKTEDADPPVVVHFNPWWFSGREDLAQTFLRQLQAALPAKNAKFKRLGELLDKYGESLGGFVGAAVDATGMTGGYAKDAGKTVGRMLQRKPKDVPALKAQIADELREAKVRILVIIDDIDRLDHDEVRQLFTVIKALADFPFVTYLLAFDRKAAVQAIERDSGLPGARYLEKIIQVPFEIPLIDRTTLRDVVLRRLDEEVLNCVPDDAVDQGHGAAVLVGGIERLVCVPRDVIRLVNTLSVTFPAVAGEVNPVDFIAIEMLRVFLPELYDTIRLNEEKFTGSRAASGATSVENEFHERWASELPEPLRDGMREMMGRLFPKIAAVSHSGGPPSQWRRDLRICHPELFHMYFRLSLLPGAVSHGEVMALIAAIATPENFKGILLRAKEETALGGISKSRALIKRVGDHVASDITEGDVPRLIAQVLDIGDELIGPELAHRVLLSEGEERMSDEVLMRDLVCRSLKRMKMEDRPGVLFQAIEHGHALVIQEYVLHELDPATTSGAGGEALIGTDDLERLKKLWCGRVQALSAQRVFLTRPRLPGTLASWGQWGDAAAPRGWCEAVASTDEGLLALLMQFLRHDLALEDRVRPCPRLNPRSLEPYLDTRLCFDRLLPLRDRGAIPSEFQPAANQFILEYELLAQGKNPDAP
- a CDS encoding GNAT family N-acetyltransferase, giving the protein MTRTPVTMPTKRLLLRPWRPADRAPFAALNADPRVMEYFPTVLDRADSDALADRCQRLIDTQGWGFWAVEHRQTGAFLGMTGLNVPSAELPCSPCVEIGWRFAHPHWRQGFATEAALCALNFGFERLALTEIVAFTAVGNQRSRAVMTRLGMHDAHEPFDHPAIAPDSPLRRLVLYRLSRTQWLAGTPS